A region of Candidatus Nezhaarchaeota archaeon DNA encodes the following proteins:
- the larB gene encoding nickel pincer cofactor biosynthesis protein LarB gives MILRELLKRVAEGSLSIEEAERQIRLLAIEEIAGMLRLDVGRELRKGAPEIVMGEYKDSSQFEAAIRSLVEKSGRAIASRLREEHIKVLEKLKSEGYSATLSISQRVAVVKKEGYRTPKSGGRVGIVAAGTADVPIADEVKLIVEELGCDTVILYDVGIAGLHRALNAAKKIIEGDVDVVVAIAGMEGALPSVLASLLDVPVIGLPISTGYGLGGGGIAALLSMLQSCSPGLLVVNIDNSVGAAVAAALMANRVAKFKCGGQT, from the coding sequence GTGATTTTAAGGGAACTACTCAAGAGGGTGGCTGAGGGTTCTCTAAGCATCGAAGAGGCGGAACGTCAAATTAGACTTCTAGCAATAGAGGAGATAGCCGGCATGCTAAGACTAGACGTTGGGAGAGAGTTACGTAAAGGAGCTCCAGAGATAGTGATGGGAGAGTATAAGGATTCAAGCCAATTTGAAGCCGCCATTAGGAGCCTAGTGGAAAAGAGTGGTAGAGCGATAGCTTCAAGATTGAGAGAGGAACACATTAAGGTCTTAGAGAAACTGAAGAGTGAGGGTTATAGTGCGACTCTGAGCATTTCACAGAGGGTTGCTGTAGTTAAGAAGGAGGGTTACAGGACACCTAAGAGCGGAGGTAGGGTTGGGATAGTCGCCGCCGGGACGGCTGACGTACCGATAGCTGATGAGGTTAAGCTGATAGTTGAAGAGCTTGGATGTGATACTGTGATACTTTACGATGTGGGGATAGCTGGACTTCATAGAGCTCTTAATGCAGCCAAGAAGATCATTGAGGGGGACGTAGATGTTGTTGTAGCTATAGCTGGCATGGAGGGGGCACTACCATCAGTCCTCGCATCACTACTTGATGTCCCAGTCATAGGTCTACCAATATCAACTGGTTATGGTTTGGGTGGAGGAGGCATTGCCGCCCTACTATCTATGCTTCAATCATGCTCTCCAGGATTACTTGTCGTAAATATTGATAACAGCGTTGGAGCTGCTGTGGCTGCTGCACTCATGGCTAATAGAGTCGCTAAGTTTAAGTGTGGAGGTCAAACATGA
- a CDS encoding NAD-dependent deacylase produces MNRRINRIAEMIVASGKIVALTGAGVSTESGIPDFRGPQGLWSLIDPKFSSIEFFMDHPEEFWYFMLGVIELVRSAQPNMAHYALAELERMGKLSAIITQNIDGLHFKAGSRNVIELHGDLRTVRCTKCRRVMFIDEALSIIKTGIFPPKCRECDSLLKFNVVLFNEPIPQSALFKAYAESESCDLMISVGTSLQVYPAAHLPLLAKRQGAKLAIINLEPTPLDDMADVVVRAKAGEVLMAIVERVRKLESKSSWLI; encoded by the coding sequence ATGAATCGAAGAATTAATCGTATAGCTGAGATGATAGTAGCCTCCGGGAAGATTGTAGCTTTAACCGGGGCTGGAGTATCAACTGAGAGTGGCATACCAGACTTTAGAGGTCCTCAGGGATTGTGGAGTTTAATAGACCCGAAATTTAGCTCTATAGAGTTCTTCATGGATCATCCTGAAGAGTTCTGGTACTTCATGCTGGGGGTAATAGAGCTCGTTAGAAGTGCGCAGCCCAACATGGCTCATTACGCACTAGCTGAGCTTGAGAGGATGGGTAAGCTAAGTGCTATAATAACACAGAATATTGACGGGTTACACTTTAAGGCCGGCTCAAGAAACGTCATAGAGCTTCACGGTGATCTAAGAACTGTGAGGTGCACGAAGTGCCGCAGAGTAATGTTTATTGATGAGGCTTTAAGCATAATTAAGACTGGTATCTTCCCACCCAAGTGTCGAGAATGTGATAGCCTGCTCAAGTTTAACGTTGTTCTATTTAATGAACCTATCCCTCAAAGTGCTCTCTTCAAGGCTTATGCAGAGAGTGAGAGCTGTGACCTAATGATCTCTGTGGGTACATCACTGCAAGTGTACCCAGCAGCACACCTACCCCTCTTAGCTAAGCGTCAAGGCGCTAAATTAGCAATAATAAACTTAGAGCCAACACCACTCGACGATATGGCTGACGTCGTAGTGCGTGCGAAGGCTGGAGAGGTCTTAATGGCGATAGTTGAGAGGGTAAGGAAACTTGAGTCGAAGTCATCGTGGTTAATCTAA
- a CDS encoding nucleotidyltransferase domain-containing protein, with protein sequence MRSFRDRDYIETLEGLFFTVVGNVHPRDSVIAYLKYIPSPEGEWGSGNRRFKRALPYYTVPMLLDTISYLKQYSPYYVKFLEELGVEMSTVSTNRIREHYKPEERLQKIIEKPRDQLEGMVAELAKLITDEAGVFMSDLGVTGSILINIHRPFSDIDLVIYGKENALRVKEALLRLYHAPRKDISALPHNRLAELLERRQRLFHLSKRDAEIISSRKWNRGLFKGKEFSIHPVKKEHEVSEVFGEFKYKPLGLATIRGVVVDSRDSLFMPSRWRIEVLGFYEGNRVEGLTELCSYEGLYMGIVDEGEEFEARGKVEAVFKREGLSHYRLLIGSPEARGMDYVKPIP encoded by the coding sequence TTGAGGAGCTTTAGGGATAGAGACTACATCGAGACACTTGAAGGCCTATTCTTCACGGTCGTGGGGAATGTACATCCAAGAGATAGCGTGATAGCATATTTAAAGTACATCCCAAGCCCGGAGGGCGAGTGGGGTAGTGGGAATAGAAGGTTTAAGAGAGCACTGCCTTACTACACGGTCCCAATGCTGCTCGACACCATAAGCTACCTTAAGCAGTACAGTCCCTACTACGTTAAATTCCTTGAAGAGCTAGGTGTGGAGATGTCCACGGTCTCAACGAATAGAATTCGGGAACACTATAAACCTGAAGAAAGGCTTCAAAAGATAATCGAGAAGCCTAGAGATCAGCTAGAGGGGATGGTAGCTGAGCTAGCAAAATTAATAACTGATGAAGCTGGAGTGTTTATGAGCGATTTGGGCGTAACGGGGTCCATACTGATAAACATACATAGGCCATTCTCGGACATAGACTTAGTGATTTATGGTAAGGAGAACGCGTTGAGAGTTAAGGAGGCCCTTTTGAGACTATACCATGCACCTCGTAAGGATATCAGTGCACTACCTCACAATAGACTCGCTGAACTTCTCGAGAGGAGGCAGAGACTCTTCCACCTCTCTAAACGTGATGCTGAAATAATCTCCTCTAGAAAGTGGAATAGGGGGCTATTTAAGGGCAAAGAGTTCTCAATCCACCCAGTGAAGAAGGAGCATGAAGTAAGCGAAGTATTTGGAGAGTTCAAGTATAAACCACTTGGGCTTGCAACGATCAGAGGGGTTGTGGTTGACTCCAGAGACTCACTTTTCATGCCATCAAGGTGGAGGATAGAGGTTCTAGGATTTTATGAAGGTAATAGAGTTGAAGGCTTAACAGAGTTATGTAGCTATGAGGGTCTATACATGGGTATCGTGGATGAGGGGGAAGAGTTTGAGGCTAGAGGCAAGGTAGAGGCCGTATTTAAGCGTGAAGGGCTAAGCCACTATAGACTTCTTATAGGCTCTCCGGAAGCTCGTGGAATGGACTATGTGAAGCCAATACCATGA
- a CDS encoding HIT family protein, which yields MECVFCRIIEGFERSVKVYEDDACIAIMDIAPVNKGHLLVIPKRHYETVLDMPLNEASHVFGVACLMAKALKKAVKAEGINILQNSGAAAWQHIFHVHVHVIPRWSRDKIYVYWPASPSNFEELERVASVIRDEVTRLKREY from the coding sequence ATGGAGTGTGTCTTCTGTAGAATTATTGAGGGCTTTGAAAGGTCGGTTAAAGTCTATGAGGATGATGCTTGCATTGCAATCATGGACATAGCGCCAGTCAATAAAGGGCACCTCTTAGTGATACCTAAGAGGCACTATGAAACTGTCCTCGACATGCCCCTTAACGAGGCGTCACACGTCTTTGGAGTAGCATGCTTAATGGCTAAGGCGCTAAAGAAAGCTGTTAAGGCTGAAGGGATAAACATCTTACAAAATAGTGGGGCAGCGGCTTGGCAGCACATATTTCACGTCCATGTCCACGTAATACCGCGATGGAGTAGAGACAAGATCTATGTGTATTGGCCTGCATCACCAAGTAACTTTGAAGAGCTAGAAAGGGTTGCCTCAGTCATAAGGGATGAAGTCACAAGATTAAAACGAGAATATTGA
- a CDS encoding YkgJ family cysteine cluster protein, whose protein sequence is MRGETLYIDCRANGKFCGKCCYSTKMPLTKRDIERIKSIGFHEDYFIDKRSRMPKLKNVNGHCVFLDPETNACAIYPDRPEGCRLYPLVYDPERNEVVVDELCPKSHTVPRGLVRRLRGALLSLIDRLSRDYA, encoded by the coding sequence ATGAGAGGAGAAACCCTCTACATAGACTGTAGGGCTAATGGAAAGTTTTGTGGCAAGTGCTGCTATAGCACGAAAATGCCATTAACTAAGAGGGATATCGAGAGGATTAAGAGTATTGGATTCCATGAGGACTACTTTATTGACAAGAGAAGTCGCATGCCCAAACTCAAGAACGTTAATGGTCACTGCGTATTTCTAGACCCTGAAACTAACGCTTGCGCGATATATCCTGACAGACCAGAAGGTTGTCGTCTTTACCCACTCGTCTACGATCCTGAGAGGAATGAAGTTGTAGTGGATGAACTCTGTCCAAAGTCTCACACAGTACCTAGAGGATTAGTAAGGAGGCTTAGAGGTGCACTGCTTAGCCTCATAGATAGGCTAAGCAGGGATTATGCGTAA
- a CDS encoding bifunctional nuclease family protein — translation MSKNYGELTEVKVTAVAVAGTPQGPIPVAVLEDDRERVLLLVMDGAQASAVQRTLNGESAMLTHNFMLDVLNSLNVRVKNAIIYGITESRFLSKVTLETKEGLKEVQGNAGDVVTLAFIARAPIMVSNEVMDRVSISKRELYNPMEESTEIEGGG, via the coding sequence ATGAGTAAGAACTATGGTGAGTTAACAGAAGTTAAGGTCACAGCTGTAGCGGTGGCCGGTACCCCGCAAGGACCTATTCCGGTAGCAGTTCTTGAAGATGATAGGGAGAGAGTACTTCTACTTGTGATGGATGGTGCTCAAGCCTCGGCTGTACAGCGCACATTGAATGGAGAGTCAGCCATGTTAACGCACAACTTCATGCTGGATGTCCTAAATAGCCTCAATGTAAGAGTTAAGAATGCCATCATTTACGGCATCACTGAGTCCAGATTCCTATCTAAAGTTACACTAGAGACTAAAGAGGGATTAAAGGAGGTTCAAGGTAATGCTGGAGACGTGGTCACCTTAGCCTTTATAGCCAGGGCGCCAATAATGGTATCAAATGAAGTAATGGATAGGGTTTCAATAAGTAAGAGGGAGCTTTACAACCCAATGGAGGAAAGTACAGAAATTGAAGGAGGGGGATAA
- the larC gene encoding nickel pincer cofactor biosynthesis protein LarC: MKVLLIDPMLAGISGDMLLASLVDLKGEISELYQLAEIIEEKVNYCRRVTLSIRDVSRRGIRAKSVDLKVDEVLSGITPSRFRENVVRVLGAVDISSEARELAMKVVNELLEAEARVHFELEELHEVASVDTIFDVVGVALILDKTGLLKAPVYTTPPAIGSGIIETSHGFLPVPAPATLEIIRKHGFPYSNIKVNRELTTPTGAALLATLTKRVVDFYPPMRVVGVGYGAGLSDLAEIPNLLRVVEGYVQPGILERVVVLETSVDDITGEVLGYLFDRMFELGALDVAVIPGIGKKNRLTNLVKVVARIEDTDKIIEALISELGTLGVRVHEEPRVTVERNLEKVEVEVEGKKFVVTVKEAKRPDGKVLRIKPEYEDLKAIAKELNMPLRRVIEIVTRQLTKSCEGP, from the coding sequence ATGAAGGTCCTACTTATAGACCCTATGTTAGCAGGCATCTCAGGTGACATGCTGTTAGCCTCTCTTGTCGATCTAAAGGGAGAGATCAGTGAACTGTACCAATTGGCTGAAATCATTGAGGAGAAGGTGAATTACTGTAGGAGAGTGACCTTAAGCATTCGGGACGTTAGTAGGCGTGGCATTAGGGCTAAGAGTGTTGATCTAAAGGTTGATGAGGTCTTGAGTGGCATCACCCCAAGTAGATTCAGAGAAAACGTTGTCAGAGTCTTAGGGGCTGTGGACATAAGCAGTGAAGCTAGGGAGCTCGCCATGAAGGTGGTTAATGAGCTCTTAGAGGCTGAAGCTCGCGTTCACTTTGAGCTAGAGGAGTTACATGAAGTGGCCTCTGTGGACACCATCTTTGACGTAGTTGGAGTAGCACTTATACTCGACAAGACGGGACTTCTGAAAGCACCGGTGTATACGACACCACCCGCTATAGGCTCAGGCATTATTGAAACAAGTCATGGATTCCTACCAGTTCCTGCTCCAGCTACGCTAGAGATTATACGTAAGCATGGATTTCCCTACTCCAACATTAAGGTGAATCGTGAGCTAACGACACCAACAGGTGCTGCTCTCTTAGCTACCCTCACTAAGAGAGTTGTGGACTTCTATCCGCCAATGAGGGTCGTGGGTGTCGGTTACGGAGCTGGCTTAAGCGATTTAGCGGAGATACCTAATTTATTGAGGGTTGTTGAAGGTTACGTTCAGCCTGGAATACTCGAAAGAGTGGTTGTGCTTGAGACTTCAGTTGATGATATTACTGGGGAGGTTTTAGGGTACCTCTTTGATAGAATGTTTGAACTTGGAGCTCTTGACGTCGCCGTAATACCAGGCATAGGCAAGAAGAACAGGTTAACTAACTTAGTTAAAGTGGTTGCAAGAATTGAGGATACCGATAAGATAATTGAGGCATTAATAAGTGAGCTGGGAACTTTGGGTGTTAGGGTCCATGAAGAACCTAGAGTTACTGTTGAACGAAATTTAGAGAAAGTTGAAGTTGAAGTTGAGGGCAAGAAGTTCGTGGTTACGGTTAAGGAGGCTAAGAGGCCAGATGGTAAGGTGCTAAGAATTAAGCCTGAGTACGAGGACTTAAAAGCAATAGCTAAGGAGCTCAATATGCCGCTAAGAAGAGTCATTGAGATAGTTACGAGACAATTGACCAAGAGTTGTGAGGGTCCTTAA
- a CDS encoding slipin family protein, producing MLSWLIEQIRFPVGTEIIALILLLFVILIIIGSSIRMVYEYERAVIFRLGRLLGSKGPGLFFRIPIIDKFVKVDLRVVTIDVPKQRIVTKDNVTVDVDAVIYYRVMEPVKAVTAVENYVYATSLLGQTVLRDVIGQSELDELLTKREEINKRLTQVLDVLTDPWGIKVTAVSIKDVSLPESMLRAMAKQAEAERERRARIIVAEGEYQASKIMAEAAKAYQEQPIALRLRELQTLIDVARERNLVIIAPQALGEMATVLGTTMRLSERASEKR from the coding sequence GTGTTGTCATGGCTTATAGAGCAGATAAGATTTCCAGTGGGCACAGAGATTATAGCCTTGATACTTCTACTGTTCGTCATTCTAATCATAATAGGTTCATCAATAAGAATGGTATACGAGTACGAGAGAGCTGTAATCTTCAGGCTTGGGAGGCTTTTAGGCTCAAAGGGTCCAGGGCTTTTCTTCAGGATACCGATAATAGATAAGTTCGTGAAGGTTGATTTAAGGGTTGTAACTATAGATGTGCCAAAGCAGCGTATCGTAACGAAGGATAACGTGACAGTTGATGTCGATGCGGTAATATACTATAGGGTCATGGAGCCAGTTAAAGCTGTAACGGCGGTTGAAAATTACGTCTATGCGACAAGCCTACTTGGACAGACAGTTCTTAGAGATGTAATAGGACAGTCAGAATTAGATGAACTACTAACTAAGAGGGAGGAGATCAATAAGCGACTAACACAAGTGCTCGACGTCCTGACTGATCCATGGGGGATAAAGGTTACTGCGGTATCAATTAAAGACGTAAGTTTGCCCGAAAGCATGCTTAGAGCTATGGCAAAGCAGGCTGAAGCTGAGAGGGAGAGGAGAGCCAGGATCATTGTTGCTGAAGGTGAGTATCAGGCTTCAAAGATAATGGCTGAAGCTGCTAAAGCATATCAAGAACAACCTATAGCGTTAAGACTAAGAGAACTTCAAACTCTAATCGATGTAGCCAGAGAGAGAAACCTCGTAATAATAGCTCCTCAAGCTCTTGGGGAAATGGCAACAGTACTAGGCACAACGATGAGACTCTCTGAGAGGGCATCTGAGAAAAGGTAA
- a CDS encoding DUF47 family protein: MAAWIWASKKVEKGFLVKCVEHSDKVLSVINGLVSVIQAVKERNIYRARSCFNDVFEAERDADKTKRNIIRDLSRATLMPIDREYIMRLILRLDDVAAYTKAAARRLVIAMNVGIELEEAYLSGLFEMTSRLHKAVELIKQAFKELGESTERALSTADKIECLEEEVDELRTSLLEFVLSKCDEKGPKWCVVAKEIVDEIEESIDRCEDVADMIRYIGVSIS; encoded by the coding sequence GTGGCTGCTTGGATATGGGCCTCAAAGAAAGTTGAGAAGGGCTTCCTAGTAAAGTGTGTAGAGCACTCCGATAAGGTGTTAAGCGTCATAAATGGATTAGTTTCAGTAATCCAAGCAGTAAAGGAGCGTAACATTTACCGAGCACGATCATGCTTCAATGACGTGTTTGAGGCTGAGCGCGATGCTGACAAGACAAAGAGGAACATAATACGCGACCTATCTAGGGCGACGTTGATGCCCATCGATAGAGAGTATATCATGAGGCTTATCCTAAGGCTAGACGATGTAGCGGCCTACACAAAGGCAGCAGCTCGAAGACTAGTGATAGCTATGAATGTGGGTATAGAGCTAGAAGAAGCTTACTTATCAGGCCTCTTTGAGATGACGTCGAGGCTCCATAAAGCTGTTGAGCTGATCAAGCAGGCCTTTAAGGAGTTGGGAGAAAGCACTGAAAGAGCATTGAGCACAGCTGATAAAATTGAGTGTTTAGAAGAAGAGGTTGATGAGCTTAGAACAAGTCTCTTAGAGTTTGTACTATCCAAGTGCGATGAGAAGGGGCCTAAGTGGTGTGTCGTAGCTAAGGAGATAGTTGACGAAATAGAAGAGTCTATTGATAGGTGTGAGGATGTAGCAGACATGATAAGGTACATAGGTGTGAGCATAAGCTAA
- a CDS encoding nodulation protein NfeD produces the protein MRTIGLKTPLITFLLLSLIVTILSFTHPATAAQEGSLVYVLKIEGTITPATALYIEEGFSSARSAGASTIILTLNTPGGLVDSMIKMLDSIELSPIPVVAYVYPRGARAWSAGTYILVGSHIAAMAPHTIIGSCQPVDFMGQPIEDTKYVNALIAIMKEKAEERGRNVEVAIRFITENLNLGADEAYRLDITDIPPVENVGELLRAINGMTVNTIAGNVTLKTINSRIVEYEPSLRVLFLTAISDPQIAYMLMTVGMLALLFGLASGVYPSAVIGAIMALLGVIGLGATPLSIGALALIALGMILLLVEALTPGFGLFGVSGVISIAMGGLLMIAMEPVRWAVSPEWVNAFVLTIATITAPIIALTAFMAYKVVRIRRKKPVVGLIIGEDAEAIDDISEGGEGYVMFRGELWVAKALKTIKKGSKVRIVSKDGPKLIVEPKSD, from the coding sequence ATGAGGACGATAGGCCTCAAAACACCCCTCATAACCTTTTTGTTGCTATCACTCATAGTTACCATCCTAAGCTTCACGCATCCAGCTACAGCTGCTCAAGAAGGCTCGCTCGTCTATGTACTGAAGATTGAGGGGACCATAACACCTGCAACAGCTCTCTACATTGAGGAAGGCTTCTCCTCAGCTCGTAGTGCCGGTGCTTCAACAATAATCTTAACGCTAAACACACCTGGTGGCTTAGTTGACTCCATGATCAAGATGTTAGACAGCATAGAGCTCTCACCGATACCAGTAGTTGCATACGTCTATCCAAGAGGAGCTAGAGCTTGGTCCGCTGGAACATACATCCTAGTAGGATCTCACATAGCTGCTATGGCTCCACACACCATTATAGGGTCGTGTCAACCAGTTGACTTCATGGGTCAACCTATAGAAGACACTAAGTACGTAAACGCGTTGATAGCAATCATGAAGGAAAAGGCAGAGGAGAGAGGTAGGAATGTTGAGGTTGCCATTCGCTTCATAACTGAAAATCTCAACCTAGGAGCTGATGAAGCATACAGGTTAGACATCACTGACATTCCACCGGTAGAAAACGTAGGTGAGCTCCTAAGAGCAATTAACGGCATGACCGTTAATACAATCGCTGGCAACGTAACCTTAAAGACCATAAACTCAAGGATCGTAGAGTACGAGCCATCACTCAGAGTACTATTTTTAACAGCTATATCTGATCCTCAAATAGCCTACATGCTAATGACTGTTGGCATGCTAGCCTTACTTTTTGGGCTAGCCTCTGGGGTATATCCATCAGCAGTTATAGGGGCGATAATGGCACTACTTGGTGTAATCGGATTAGGAGCAACACCTCTGAGCATAGGTGCACTAGCACTGATAGCATTAGGAATGATCTTGCTGCTCGTAGAAGCCTTGACACCCGGCTTTGGCCTATTTGGTGTCTCGGGTGTCATATCGATTGCTATGGGGGGCCTGCTCATGATAGCTATGGAGCCAGTTAGGTGGGCTGTAAGTCCAGAGTGGGTTAACGCGTTCGTGCTAACCATAGCTACCATTACCGCTCCAATAATTGCCTTGACAGCCTTCATGGCTTACAAGGTAGTAAGGATAAGGAGAAAGAAGCCTGTAGTGGGCCTAATAATCGGTGAGGATGCTGAGGCCATAGACGATATAAGTGAAGGGGGTGAGGGCTACGTAATGTTTCGTGGAGAGTTATGGGTAGCAAAGGCATTGAAGACGATCAAGAAGGGGTCGAAGGTGAGGATAGTGAGTAAGGATGGTCCAAAGTTGATAGTTGAACCTAAATCGGATTAA
- a CDS encoding anion permease, translated as MIELALYLVGLSAAAFMAFNIGANDAANPVDTAVGAGALTLRKALTLFSVFTIVGALIQGSFVIKTIGRGIVPEIDTTAALTAVVASGTWIFIATLMGLPISTSQSISGAVIGIGIAYSMLGVMRIEDINWGVISRIMLSWIMSPTLAMSLAILLYTFFVRLERSLRGRYDVDRIFLYLHIASLAFAAYAFGANDVANATGVYLTITQKYLGMPDHETMMFLALLGGLFIAIGGFTLGERVIRTTAFKITKLDHPSGVAAGFSLALIVWLFTTIPYILWGFGMPISTTHTSVSSIMGVGIAKVRSLRGLNLKVTAYIITSWLLTVPIAMIMAIGLYMMVRLLL; from the coding sequence ATGATAGAGCTAGCACTATACCTTGTTGGGCTGTCAGCGGCAGCCTTCATGGCATTTAATATAGGTGCCAACGATGCAGCTAACCCCGTAGATACAGCCGTTGGTGCTGGTGCTCTAACTCTTAGGAAGGCCTTAACTCTCTTCTCAGTCTTCACCATTGTAGGTGCTCTAATTCAAGGAAGTTTTGTCATCAAGACCATTGGTAGGGGGATAGTACCTGAAATAGACACCACAGCAGCTTTAACTGCTGTTGTAGCCTCTGGAACATGGATTTTTATAGCTACACTCATGGGGTTGCCCATATCTACATCGCAGAGCATTAGTGGAGCAGTAATAGGCATTGGGATTGCCTACTCTATGCTCGGCGTCATGAGAATTGAGGATATAAATTGGGGCGTAATATCAAGGATCATGCTCAGCTGGATTATGTCTCCAACATTAGCAATGAGCTTAGCCATCCTCCTGTACACCTTCTTTGTAAGGTTAGAAAGATCTCTAAGAGGACGATATGACGTTGACAGGATCTTTCTATACCTTCACATAGCATCCCTAGCTTTTGCAGCTTACGCTTTCGGTGCAAATGATGTGGCGAATGCTACTGGAGTATACCTAACAATTACTCAAAAGTATTTGGGAATGCCAGATCATGAGACCATGATGTTCCTGGCCCTCCTCGGAGGGCTCTTCATAGCGATAGGGGGCTTCACCTTGGGTGAGAGGGTCATTAGGACAACAGCCTTTAAAATAACCAAGCTTGATCATCCGAGTGGAGTAGCAGCAGGCTTCTCACTCGCATTAATAGTATGGTTATTTACAACTATACCTTACATCTTATGGGGCTTTGGAATGCCAATATCGACAACGCACACTAGTGTATCGTCAATAATGGGAGTCGGGATAGCTAAGGTTAGGAGCTTGAGAGGCTTAAACCTCAAAGTTACAGCTTACATAATAACATCATGGCTGCTGACGGTGCCTATCGCCATGATTATGGCAATCGGTCTATACATGATGGTGAGACTACTCCTATAG
- a CDS encoding CoB--CoM heterodisulfide reductase iron-sulfur subunit A family protein: MTTKDVLVVGGGIAGMTAALELSRLGYRVHLVERNPSIGGNLAKLSRLFPTLDDAREVLVSRIADVAKASKINLLTYSEVQSISGKPGDFKVEVFMRPRGVNVAKCTACGKCVEVCPISVPNEFEEGLTNRKAIYIPFREAYPRAYTIDFSVCIRCGECVKICPEGAVDLADEAKLLSLHVGAIIIATGYQLYDARKLEVYGYGLYENVITSMQLERMLSQHGPTGGRVKRVDGVDAKKVAILHCAGSRDRNYVSYCSRICCMYILKQAYLLRQQGVDVTLYYMDVRANYRGGEDFYAKVQEAGISFIRGKVAEITKGDGGKLVIVAEDTLSGGTLLLKDEYDVVVLATPMIPSAGLKDIAEKIGVLLDVDGFVAPRHLKTDPVSTSIEGVFACGCALGPKDVGESVSEALAAALKTSFFLKEDNAQ, translated from the coding sequence ATGACCACAAAGGATGTCCTGGTAGTCGGTGGAGGGATAGCTGGCATGACAGCGGCGCTAGAGTTAAGTCGCCTGGGTTATAGAGTTCACCTCGTTGAACGTAATCCCAGTATAGGAGGGAACTTAGCGAAGCTATCTAGACTATTCCCGACATTAGATGATGCACGTGAGGTTCTAGTGTCGAGGATAGCTGATGTAGCAAAGGCTTCGAAAATAAACCTACTAACGTATAGTGAGGTTCAGAGTATAAGTGGCAAACCTGGAGACTTCAAAGTTGAAGTCTTCATGAGACCGAGGGGGGTCAACGTAGCTAAGTGTACTGCATGTGGCAAGTGCGTGGAGGTGTGTCCTATCAGTGTACCAAACGAGTTTGAGGAGGGATTAACCAATAGAAAAGCCATATACATTCCATTTAGAGAAGCGTATCCACGAGCCTACACGATAGACTTTAGTGTGTGCATTAGGTGTGGTGAATGCGTGAAGATTTGTCCTGAGGGTGCAGTAGATTTAGCGGATGAGGCTAAGCTCCTTAGTCTTCATGTAGGTGCTATAATCATAGCGACTGGCTACCAGCTATATGATGCAAGGAAGCTTGAGGTGTACGGTTATGGCTTGTACGAGAATGTAATAACTAGCATGCAATTGGAGAGGATGCTATCACAGCATGGACCAACGGGGGGTCGAGTTAAGAGAGTTGATGGAGTTGATGCGAAGAAGGTGGCAATACTTCACTGCGCTGGTTCCCGTGATAGAAACTACGTCTCCTATTGTAGCCGAATATGTTGCATGTACATACTTAAGCAAGCTTATCTTCTTCGCCAACAAGGCGTAGATGTTACCTTGTACTACATGGATGTTAGAGCGAATTATAGGGGTGGTGAAGACTTCTACGCAAAAGTTCAAGAAGCTGGTATTAGCTTCATTAGGGGCAAGGTTGCAGAGATAACTAAGGGCGATGGAGGTAAACTAGTAATAGTAGCTGAAGACACATTAAGTGGAGGGACTTTGTTGCTCAAGGATGAGTACGATGTTGTTGTACTAGCTACTCCAATGATTCCGTCAGCTGGGCTTAAGGATATTGCAGAGAAGATAGGGGTTTTGCTTGATGTTGATGGCTTCGTTGCTCCGAGACACTTAAAGACTGATCCCGTATCAACATCGATTGAAGGAGTATTTGCATGTGGATGCGCTCTGGGACCAAAGGATGTTGGTGAAAGTGTGTCAGAGGCTTTGGCTGCTGCCCTCAAGACCTCCTTCTTCCTCAAGGAAGATAATGCACAATAG